A window of the Pseudomonas furukawaii genome harbors these coding sequences:
- a CDS encoding DUF2059 domain-containing protein, which produces MRLLFAITLLLVGLPALADDHATLYQAAGWPEQRAHFNDALSAAQQRYQQTLPPAVYQALVENSNRRFQPQAIDQRAQDALRNQLADPRPALAFFQSPLGRKIIAAETLATRRDQLAKHANGLPRIEADATRRLLIRHLAQALPAREAGAEVSLALAGVAADSLSQMLPGLLGGAQAQGMIDGQRQRLMDQIGNDLDNTLLYVYRDLSDPELEEYVTFAQSAEGKAYYQAALAAVRAGLAVGRDAASLAQ; this is translated from the coding sequence ATGCGCCTGCTCTTCGCCATCACCCTCCTGCTCGTCGGCCTGCCAGCCCTGGCGGACGACCATGCCACCCTTTACCAGGCCGCCGGCTGGCCGGAGCAGCGCGCCCACTTCAACGACGCCCTGTCGGCGGCGCAGCAACGCTACCAGCAGACCCTGCCACCGGCGGTCTACCAGGCCCTGGTGGAGAACAGCAATCGCCGCTTCCAGCCCCAGGCTATCGACCAGCGCGCCCAGGATGCCCTGCGCAACCAGCTAGCCGACCCGCGTCCGGCCCTGGCCTTCTTCCAGTCGCCCCTGGGCCGCAAGATCATCGCCGCCGAGACCCTCGCCACCCGGCGCGACCAGCTGGCCAAGCATGCCAACGGCCTGCCGCGCATCGAGGCCGATGCCACCCGCCGCCTGCTGATCCGCCATCTGGCCCAGGCCCTTCCCGCCCGCGAAGCCGGCGCCGAAGTGAGCCTGGCCCTGGCCGGCGTGGCCGCCGACAGCCTCAGCCAGATGCTTCCGGGCTTGCTGGGTGGCGCCCAGGCCCAGGGCATGATCGACGGCCAGCGCCAGCGCCTGATGGACCAGATCGGCAACGACCTCGACAACACCCTGCTGTATGTCTACCGCGACCTGTCCGACCCCGAGCTGGAGGAATACGTGACCTTCGCCCAGTCCGCCGAAGGCAAGGCCTACTACCAGGCAGCCCTCGCCGCCGTGCGCGCCGGCCTCGCCGTGGGCCGCGACGCCGCCAGCCTCGCCCAGTAA
- a CDS encoding 2OG-Fe(II) oxygenase has translation MLAPIINELVTQSWSCQPLALPRELTAALATECRARHRAGELAPASVGRGEGQQVLEGVRGDCIHWLEPGQSAASDTYLAWMDDLRQRLNQELFLGLEDFECHFAFYPPGACYQRHLDRFRDDDRRAVSVVAYLNEDWRAEQGGALRLYLDEGERDVLPEEGTLVVFLSGEVPHEVLPATRDRLSLAGWFRRRGGVL, from the coding sequence ATGCTCGCCCCAATCATCAATGAACTGGTTACCCAGAGCTGGTCCTGTCAGCCTCTGGCGCTCCCCCGTGAGCTCACCGCGGCCCTGGCCACGGAGTGCCGTGCGCGCCATCGCGCCGGCGAACTGGCGCCCGCCTCGGTGGGACGCGGTGAGGGGCAGCAGGTGCTCGAAGGCGTGCGTGGCGACTGCATCCATTGGCTGGAGCCCGGCCAGTCGGCCGCCAGCGACACCTACCTGGCCTGGATGGACGACCTGCGCCAGCGCCTCAACCAGGAGCTTTTCCTGGGGCTCGAGGATTTCGAGTGCCACTTCGCCTTCTATCCGCCGGGTGCCTGCTACCAGAGGCACCTGGATCGCTTCCGCGACGACGATCGTCGCGCGGTCTCGGTGGTGGCCTATCTCAACGAGGATTGGCGGGCCGAGCAGGGAGGCGCCCTGCGCCTGTATCTGGATGAGGGCGAGCGTGATGTGCTTCCCGAAGAGGGCACGCTGGTGGTGTTCCTGTCCGGCGAGGTGCCCCATGAGGTGCTGCCGGCAACCCGTGATCGGCTTTCCCTGGCCGGCTGGTTCCGGCGTCGTGGCGGTGTGCTCTGA
- a CDS encoding DUF523 domain-containing protein — protein MQKILVSRCLLGQRVRYDGGAHGPFDLLERWQAEGRVVPLCPEVAGGLPTPRAPAEIPGGRGAGVLDGELPVMTVDGEDVTAEFLAGARIALDLVATHGIRIALLKARSPSCGNRENYDGSFSGTRVAGEGVTAAALRRAGVEVFSEEEFAAAAARLAELERDRT, from the coding sequence ATGCAGAAGATCCTGGTCAGCCGCTGCCTGTTGGGGCAGCGGGTGCGCTATGACGGTGGTGCCCATGGTCCCTTCGACCTGCTGGAGCGCTGGCAGGCGGAGGGGCGCGTCGTCCCCCTCTGCCCGGAAGTGGCCGGTGGACTCCCGACGCCACGGGCACCCGCGGAGATTCCCGGTGGCCGCGGTGCGGGGGTGCTGGACGGCGAGTTGCCGGTGATGACGGTGGACGGCGAGGACGTCACCGCTGAGTTCCTGGCCGGGGCCCGGATCGCCCTCGACCTGGTGGCCACCCACGGCATCCGCATCGCCCTGCTCAAGGCTCGCAGCCCTTCCTGCGGCAACCGCGAGAACTACGACGGCAGCTTCAGCGGCACCCGGGTGGCGGGCGAGGGCGTCACCGCCGCGGCCCTGCGCCGGGCCGGGGTCGAGGTCTTCAGCGAGGAGGAGTTCGCCGCTGCTGCGGCGCGGCTGGCGGAACTGGAGCGCGACCGAACCTGA
- the serA gene encoding phosphoglycerate dehydrogenase — protein MSKTSLEKSKIKFLLLEGVHQNAVDTLKAAGYTNIEYLKGALSGEELKEKIADVHFIGIRSRTQLTEEVFDCAKKLIAVGCFCIGTNQVNLSAARERGIAVFNAPYSNTRSVAELVLAEAILLLRGIPEKNASCHRGGWIKSAANSFEIRGKKLGIIGYGSIGTQLSVLAEALGMQVYFYDTVTKLPLGNATQVGNLYELLGLADIVSLHVPELPSTQWMIGEKEIRAMKPGGILINAARGTVVKLDALAEAIKDEHLIGAAIDVFPVEPKSNDEEFESPLRGLDRVILTPHIGGSTAEAQANIGLEVAEKLVKYSDNGTSVSSVNFPEVALPSHPGKHRLLHIHQNVPGVMSEINKVFADNGINISGQYLQTDEKVGYVVIDVDAEYSDLALEKLQHVNGTIRSRVLF, from the coding sequence ATGAGCAAGACCTCCCTCGAAAAGAGCAAGATCAAGTTCCTTCTCCTCGAAGGTGTCCACCAGAACGCCGTGGACACCCTGAAGGCCGCCGGCTACACCAACATCGAGTACCTCAAGGGCGCGCTCTCCGGCGAGGAACTGAAAGAGAAGATCGCCGACGTCCACTTCATCGGCATCCGCTCCCGCACCCAGCTCACCGAGGAAGTCTTCGACTGCGCCAAGAAGCTGATCGCCGTCGGCTGCTTCTGCATCGGCACCAACCAGGTGAACCTGAGCGCGGCCCGCGAACGCGGCATCGCCGTGTTCAACGCCCCCTACTCCAACACCCGCTCCGTTGCCGAACTGGTGCTGGCCGAAGCCATCCTGCTGCTGCGCGGCATCCCGGAGAAGAACGCCTCCTGCCATCGCGGTGGCTGGATCAAGTCCGCGGCCAACTCCTTCGAGATCCGCGGCAAGAAGCTGGGCATCATCGGCTACGGCTCCATCGGCACCCAGCTCTCGGTGCTGGCCGAGGCCCTGGGCATGCAGGTCTACTTCTACGACACCGTGACCAAGCTGCCGCTGGGCAACGCCACCCAGGTGGGCAACCTGTACGAGCTGCTGGGCCTGGCCGACATCGTGTCCCTGCACGTCCCCGAGCTGCCGTCCACCCAGTGGATGATCGGCGAGAAGGAAATCCGCGCCATGAAGCCGGGCGGCATCCTGATCAACGCCGCCCGTGGCACCGTGGTCAAGCTGGACGCCCTGGCCGAAGCCATCAAGGACGAGCACCTGATCGGCGCCGCCATCGACGTGTTCCCGGTGGAACCCAAGTCCAACGACGAGGAATTCGAGAGCCCGCTGCGCGGCCTGGATCGCGTGATCCTGACCCCGCACATCGGCGGCTCCACCGCCGAGGCCCAGGCCAACATCGGCCTGGAAGTGGCCGAGAAGCTGGTGAAGTACAGCGACAACGGCACCTCGGTGTCCTCCGTGAACTTCCCCGAAGTGGCCCTGCCGTCGCACCCGGGCAAGCACCGCCTGCTGCACATCCACCAGAACGTCCCGGGCGTGATGAGCGAGATCAACAAGGTGTTCGCCGACAACGGCATCAACATCTCCGGCCAGTACCTGCAGACCGACGAGAAAGTGGGTTACGTGGTGATCGACGTGGACGCCGAGTACTCCGACCTCGCCCTGGAAAAACTCCAGCACGTGAACGGCACCATCCGCAGCCGCGTCCTCTTCTGA
- a CDS encoding FAD-binding oxidoreductase translates to MTNVALIEELKTLVEPGKVLTDAASLDAYGKDWTKHFAPAPSAIVFPKTVEQVQSIVRWANQHKVALVPSGGRTGLSAAAVAANGEVVVAFDYMNQILGFNEYDRTVVCQPGVVTEQLQNFAEEKGLYYPVDFASAGSSQLGGNIGTNAGGIKVIRYGMTRNWVAGLKVVTGTGELLELNRDLIKNATGYDLRQLFIGAEGTLGFVVEATMRLDRAPKNLTAMVLGSPDLDSIMPVLHAFQSKLDLTAFEFFSDKAMAKVLARGDVPAPFETECPFYALLEFEAASEEIANDALATFEHCVEQGWVLDGVMSQSEQQLQNLWKLREYISETISHWTPYKNDISVTVSKVPAFLHDIDAIVEANYPDFEVVWFGHIGDGNLHLNILKPENLSKDEFFAKCATVNKWVFETVEKYNGSISAEHGVGMTKRDYLGYSRSEAEIAVMKAIKAVFDPNGIMNPGKIFN, encoded by the coding sequence ATGACCAACGTCGCTTTGATCGAAGAGCTGAAGACCCTGGTTGAGCCCGGCAAGGTGCTGACCGACGCCGCCTCCCTGGACGCCTATGGCAAGGACTGGACCAAGCATTTCGCGCCGGCCCCCAGTGCCATCGTCTTCCCCAAGACCGTCGAGCAGGTGCAGTCCATCGTTCGCTGGGCCAACCAGCACAAGGTCGCCCTGGTGCCCTCCGGCGGCCGTACCGGCCTGTCCGCCGCCGCCGTGGCCGCCAATGGCGAAGTGGTGGTGGCCTTCGATTACATGAACCAGATCCTCGGCTTCAACGAGTACGACCGCACCGTGGTCTGCCAGCCGGGCGTGGTCACCGAGCAACTGCAGAATTTCGCCGAAGAGAAAGGCCTTTATTACCCGGTGGACTTCGCTTCCGCGGGTTCCAGTCAGCTTGGCGGCAACATCGGCACCAATGCCGGCGGGATCAAGGTGATTCGCTACGGCATGACCCGCAACTGGGTGGCCGGCCTCAAGGTGGTGACCGGAACCGGCGAACTGCTGGAGCTGAACCGCGACCTGATCAAGAACGCCACCGGCTACGACCTGCGCCAGCTGTTCATCGGCGCCGAAGGCACCCTGGGCTTCGTGGTCGAAGCCACCATGCGCCTGGATCGCGCGCCGAAGAACCTCACGGCGATGGTGCTGGGTTCGCCGGACCTGGACTCCATCATGCCGGTGCTGCATGCCTTCCAGAGCAAGCTGGACCTGACCGCATTCGAGTTCTTCTCCGACAAGGCGATGGCCAAGGTCCTGGCCCGGGGCGACGTACCGGCGCCCTTCGAGACCGAATGCCCCTTCTACGCCCTGCTTGAGTTCGAGGCCGCCTCGGAAGAGATCGCCAATGATGCCCTGGCCACCTTCGAGCACTGCGTGGAGCAGGGCTGGGTGCTGGACGGCGTAATGAGCCAGAGCGAGCAGCAGCTGCAGAACCTGTGGAAGCTGCGGGAGTACATTTCCGAGACCATCTCCCACTGGACGCCCTACAAGAACGACATCTCCGTCACCGTTTCCAAGGTGCCGGCCTTCCTCCATGACATCGACGCCATCGTCGAGGCCAACTACCCGGATTTCGAAGTGGTCTGGTTCGGCCATATCGGCGACGGCAACCTGCACCTGAACATCCTCAAGCCGGAGAACCTGTCCAAGGACGAGTTCTTCGCCAAGTGCGCCACCGTGAACAAGTGGGTGTTCGAGACCGTGGAGAAGTACAACGGCTCCATCTCCGCCGAGCACGGCGTGGGCATGACCAAGCGCGACTACCTCGGCTACAGCCGTTCCGAGGCGGAGATCGCGGTCATGAAGGCGATCAAGGCGGTGTTCGATCCGAATGGGATCATGAACCCCGGCAAGATCTTCAACTGA
- a CDS encoding fumarylacetoacetate hydrolase family protein: MSYQHQYVDGTPIHFSLGKVVCVGRNYAEHARELNNPVPTEPLLFIKPGSCVVPLAGGFSIPQDRGSVHYEAEIAVLIGKPLSRHPDEEEVRDAISGFAPALDLTLRDVQARLKDKGLPWEIAKSFDGACVLAPFVPGDAPERLDDIGIRLTINGEVRQDGNSRDMLNPILPLIQHMAGHFSLQPGDVILTGTPVGVGPLHQGDELVLELVGHSAFESRVL, encoded by the coding sequence ATGAGCTACCAGCACCAGTATGTCGATGGCACCCCGATCCACTTTTCCCTGGGCAAGGTCGTGTGCGTCGGTCGCAACTACGCCGAGCACGCCAGGGAGCTGAACAATCCCGTCCCCACCGAGCCGCTGCTGTTCATCAAGCCCGGCTCCTGCGTCGTGCCCCTGGCCGGTGGTTTCTCGATCCCCCAGGATCGCGGCTCGGTGCACTACGAAGCGGAGATCGCCGTGCTGATCGGCAAACCGCTGTCGCGTCACCCGGATGAGGAAGAGGTCCGCGATGCCATTTCCGGCTTCGCCCCGGCCCTCGACCTGACCTTGCGGGACGTGCAGGCCCGGCTCAAGGACAAGGGCCTGCCCTGGGAGATCGCCAAGTCCTTCGACGGCGCCTGCGTGCTCGCGCCCTTCGTGCCGGGCGACGCACCCGAGCGCCTGGACGATATCGGCATTCGCCTGACCATCAACGGCGAGGTCCGCCAGGATGGCAACAGCCGCGACATGCTCAACCCGATACTGCCGCTGATCCAGCACATGGCCGGACACTTCAGCCTGCAGCCGGGTGATGTGATTCTCACCGGTACCCCGGTAGGCGTCGGTCCGTTGCATCAGGGCGATGAACTGGTGCTGGAACTGGTGGGCCACAGCGCCTTCGAAAGCCGGGTCCTCTGA
- a CDS encoding SdiA-regulated domain-containing protein, producing the protein MSSRLPSPFRHRVLLGLAASFAIGAALTRYMHWDDRALVWLSEHRLTQAQRADSIWLPGYQVVLQGKPLAGLEEDETSDLAYNPVTGTLFTVTGKAPTLVEISRTGDVLRKIPLKGFSNPEGVAVLEGGHVAVTDERRRTLSIFELDPQTRELTAGSTPEFDLGFPDSGNKGFEGIAWDPAKGRLILGKERGPVALFSLGSDGNDALDDGLRPLPSYGLGMRNLSALSVDPRTGHLLVLSAQSNLLLELDEQGEPVSFISLLGGMNGLEARIPRAEGVAMDERGDIYVVSEPNLFYVFRKNLLAGADRG; encoded by the coding sequence ATGTCGTCCCGCCTCCCGTCCCCCTTTCGCCACCGCGTCCTGCTCGGACTGGCCGCCAGCTTCGCCATCGGTGCCGCCCTGACCCGCTACATGCACTGGGACGATCGCGCCCTGGTCTGGCTGTCGGAGCATCGGCTCACCCAGGCGCAACGCGCCGACAGCATCTGGCTCCCCGGATACCAGGTGGTGCTGCAGGGCAAGCCGCTTGCGGGGTTGGAGGAGGACGAAACCTCCGACCTGGCCTACAACCCGGTCACGGGCACCCTGTTCACCGTCACCGGCAAGGCGCCGACCCTGGTGGAGATCAGCCGGACCGGCGACGTCCTGCGCAAGATTCCCTTGAAAGGCTTCTCCAACCCTGAAGGCGTCGCGGTGCTGGAAGGCGGTCACGTGGCCGTGACCGATGAGCGCCGCCGAACCCTGTCGATTTTCGAACTGGATCCGCAGACCCGCGAATTGACGGCGGGCAGCACCCCGGAGTTCGACCTGGGGTTCCCGGATTCGGGTAACAAGGGCTTCGAGGGCATTGCCTGGGACCCGGCCAAGGGGCGGTTGATCCTGGGCAAGGAGCGGGGCCCCGTCGCCCTGTTCAGCCTGGGCAGCGATGGCAACGACGCCCTGGATGATGGTTTGCGGCCCCTGCCCAGCTACGGTCTGGGCATGCGCAACCTCTCGGCCCTCAGCGTCGACCCGCGCACCGGCCATCTGCTGGTGCTGTCCGCCCAGTCCAACCTGCTGCTGGAGCTGGATGAACAGGGCGAGCCGGTGAGCTTCATCAGCCTGCTGGGTGGCATGAATGGCCTGGAGGCCCGTATTCCCCGCGCCGAAGGGGTGGCCATGGACGAGCGCGGCGATATCTACGTCGTCAGCGAGCCGAACCTCTTCTATGTCTTCCGCAAGAACCTGCTGGCCGGCGCCGACCGAGGCTAG
- a CDS encoding NirD/YgiW/YdeI family stress tolerance protein yields the protein MKAKYLALLAAPLFSTAVFASSYTGPGATSQITTVAAALEASDDAPVVLQGQIVRRIKGDIYEFKDATGTMKVEIDDEDWPPMSIDDKATVRLTGEVDRDLMGREVDVEFVERVN from the coding sequence ATGAAAGCCAAATACCTTGCACTGCTGGCCGCCCCCCTGTTCTCCACCGCCGTGTTCGCCAGCAGCTACACCGGCCCTGGCGCGACCAGCCAGATCACCACCGTCGCCGCTGCCCTGGAGGCGTCGGACGACGCCCCCGTTGTGCTGCAGGGTCAGATCGTTCGCCGGATCAAGGGCGATATCTACGAGTTCAAGGACGCCACCGGCACCATGAAGGTGGAAATCGACGACGAGGACTGGCCGCCCATGTCCATCGATGACAAGGCCACCGTCCGGCTGACCGGCGAAGTGGACCGCGATCTGATGGGCCGCGAGGTGGATGTGGAGTTCGTCGAGCGGGTGAACTGA
- a CDS encoding APC family permease encodes MTQSSSLGGNTRLPDEFTHSAQGTSLRRILGLPALVFFGLVYMVPLTIFTTYGVVTEMTGGRTALAYVVTLAAMIFTALSYSYMVRRYPIAGSAYSYSSLSFGPGAGFLTGWCLLLDYLFLPMINYLVIGIFLNIAFPEVPAWVFVVGFIGLVTALNILGISSVSGMSNLIVTAQLVFVLVFLAMAGKSLMDGPIDFMAPLMGDGSQPGLAPIMAGAAVLCLSFLGFDAVSTLAEEARDPRRDIPRAIVITTLSAGVLFFVLAAIAQLVFPGSTFKDADAAANEVMLAAGGQFLAAFFTAAYVAGAAGSALASQASVSRILYSMGRDGILPRRLFGTLSARFMTPTVAILVVSLVSLLAVVIDLATLASMISFGALVAFSAVNLAVIRTYLFDGRPRQPGDLLRYGLVPLVGFGLIAWLWTSLSGLTLMLGLAWFALGLAYLALQTRGFRRPAPRVQFSDHP; translated from the coding sequence ATGACCCAATCTTCCAGCCTGGGCGGCAACACCCGCCTGCCCGATGAGTTCACCCACAGCGCCCAGGGCACCAGCCTGCGACGGATCCTGGGCCTTCCCGCCCTGGTGTTCTTCGGCCTGGTCTACATGGTGCCGCTGACCATCTTCACGACCTACGGCGTGGTCACCGAGATGACCGGCGGACGCACCGCCCTGGCCTACGTCGTCACCCTGGCCGCGATGATCTTCACCGCGCTGTCCTACAGCTACATGGTCCGCCGCTACCCCATCGCCGGCTCCGCTTACTCCTACAGCAGCCTGAGCTTCGGCCCTGGCGCAGGGTTCCTGACCGGCTGGTGCCTGCTGCTGGATTACCTGTTCCTGCCGATGATCAACTACCTGGTGATCGGGATCTTCCTCAACATCGCCTTTCCCGAAGTACCGGCCTGGGTTTTCGTGGTCGGCTTCATCGGACTGGTAACGGCACTCAACATCCTCGGCATCAGCTCGGTGTCGGGCATGAGCAACCTGATCGTCACCGCCCAGTTGGTCTTCGTCCTGGTCTTCCTGGCCATGGCCGGCAAAAGCCTGATGGACGGCCCCATCGACTTCATGGCGCCACTGATGGGCGACGGCAGCCAGCCCGGACTGGCACCGATCATGGCCGGTGCCGCAGTACTCTGCCTGTCGTTCCTCGGTTTCGACGCGGTCTCCACCCTGGCCGAGGAGGCCCGTGACCCACGCCGAGACATCCCCCGCGCCATCGTCATCACCACCCTGTCCGCCGGCGTGCTGTTCTTCGTCCTGGCGGCCATTGCCCAGCTGGTGTTCCCCGGCAGCACCTTCAAGGATGCCGACGCTGCCGCCAACGAGGTGATGCTGGCGGCAGGCGGCCAGTTCCTGGCGGCCTTCTTCACCGCCGCCTATGTGGCCGGCGCCGCAGGCTCGGCCCTGGCATCCCAGGCATCGGTGTCGCGCATCCTCTACAGCATGGGGCGCGACGGCATCCTGCCACGCCGGCTGTTCGGCACCTTGTCCGCACGTTTCATGACGCCCACCGTCGCCATCCTGGTGGTCTCCCTGGTGTCGCTGCTGGCCGTGGTCATCGACCTGGCGACCCTGGCCTCGATGATCAGCTTCGGCGCCCTGGTGGCCTTCTCCGCCGTGAACCTGGCGGTGATCCGCACCTACCTCTTCGACGGCCGGCCCCGCCAGCCGGGTGACCTGCTCCGCTACGGCCTGGTGCCCCTGGTGGGCTTCGGCCTGATCGCCTGGCTCTGGACCAGCCTCTCGGGCCTGACCCTGATGCTGGGCCTCGCCTGGTTCGCCTTGGGCCTGGCCTACCTGGCCCTGCAGACCCGGGGATTCCGCCGGCCGGCGCCCCGGGTGCAATTCTCCGATCACCCATGA
- a CDS encoding SdiA-regulated domain-containing protein produces the protein MRSLLTPWRLVAALLLLVLLLLGVAAQQFRLFERGLFVLQEWRHASEWRERSIWLPDYRVVIEAKPIEGLSDDVSALTYDPDRHSLFTVTNQKPEIIELSLDGHLIRRIELVGFGDPEAIEYISKGVYVITDEREQRLLKVRVDEGTTRVDAAASQQLSLGIGLSGNKGFEGLAYDTTGRRLFVAKERDPVRIYEIHGFPHTNPDKPFAVHVVDDPKRDARLFVRDLSSLQYDDRSGHLLALSDESRLVLELNADGLPISTLSLLRGMHGLKRGVPQAEGVAMDNDGNLYLVSEPNLFYVFSRQVAD, from the coding sequence ATGCGCTCTCTCCTCACCCCGTGGCGGCTGGTGGCCGCTCTGCTACTCCTGGTGCTGCTGTTGCTGGGAGTCGCCGCCCAGCAGTTCAGGCTCTTCGAACGGGGGCTCTTCGTGCTGCAGGAATGGCGTCACGCCTCGGAGTGGAGGGAACGCTCCATCTGGCTGCCGGACTACCGGGTGGTGATCGAAGCCAAGCCCATCGAGGGGCTGTCGGACGATGTCTCCGCCCTCACCTACGACCCGGACCGCCACAGCCTGTTCACCGTCACCAACCAGAAGCCCGAGATCATCGAGCTGTCTCTGGATGGCCACCTGATCCGTCGCATCGAACTGGTGGGCTTTGGCGATCCGGAGGCCATCGAATACATCAGCAAGGGCGTCTACGTGATCACCGACGAGCGTGAGCAGCGATTGCTCAAGGTGCGGGTGGACGAGGGCACGACCCGGGTGGACGCCGCCGCGTCGCAGCAACTGTCCCTGGGCATCGGCCTGTCCGGGAACAAGGGCTTCGAGGGGCTGGCCTACGACACCACCGGGCGGCGCCTGTTCGTCGCCAAGGAGCGCGACCCGGTGCGCATCTACGAGATCCATGGCTTTCCCCACACCAATCCGGACAAGCCGTTCGCCGTCCACGTGGTGGATGACCCCAAGCGTGACGCCCGCCTGTTCGTCCGCGACCTGTCGAGCCTGCAGTACGACGACCGCAGCGGTCACCTGCTGGCGCTGTCCGACGAGTCGCGGCTGGTGCTGGAACTGAACGCCGACGGCCTTCCCATCAGCACCCTGTCGCTGCTGCGGGGCATGCACGGGCTGAAACGCGGCGTGCCCCAGGCGGAGGGGGTGGCGATGGACAATGACGGCAATCTCTACCTGGTGAGCGAGCCGAACCTCTTCTACGTCTTCAGCAGGCAGGTTGCGGACTGA
- a CDS encoding YegP family protein yields MAGKFHLTKASNGQYHFNLNAGNGETILSSELYKARDSALNGIESVRSNAPREGAFEQRTASNGKFYFVLKATNGQVIGQSQMYASAASASAGVESVKKNAPDATLVDDA; encoded by the coding sequence ATGGCCGGGAAATTCCATCTCACCAAGGCCAGTAACGGCCAGTACCACTTCAACCTGAATGCCGGAAACGGCGAAACCATCCTTTCCAGCGAGCTGTACAAAGCCCGGGATTCCGCCTTGAACGGCATCGAATCGGTGCGCAGCAACGCCCCTCGCGAAGGCGCCTTCGAGCAACGCACCGCCAGCAACGGCAAGTTCTATTTCGTGCTCAAGGCCACCAATGGCCAGGTCATCGGCCAGAGCCAGATGTATGCCAGCGCCGCCAGTGCCAGTGCAGGCGTCGAGTCCGTGAAGAAGAACGCCCCCGACGCCACCCTGGTGGACGACGCCTGA
- the rpiA gene encoding ribose-5-phosphate isomerase RpiA: MTQDQLKQAVAQAAIDVILPRLDKTSIIGVGTGSTANFFIDLLAQHKMAFDGAVASSEATAQRLKSHGIPVYDLNSVSDLEFYVDGADESNERLELIKGGGAALTREKIVAAVARTFICIADESKLVPLLGTFPLPVEVIPMARSHVARQLVKLGGDPVYREGVLTDNGNIILDVYNLQIDSPVKLEEQINAIVGVVTNGLFAARPADLLLLGTRDGVKRLGA; this comes from the coding sequence ATGACCCAGGACCAGCTCAAGCAGGCCGTCGCCCAGGCCGCCATCGACGTCATCCTCCCCAGGCTCGACAAGACGAGCATCATCGGCGTCGGCACCGGTTCCACGGCGAACTTCTTCATCGACCTGCTGGCCCAGCACAAGATGGCCTTCGACGGCGCCGTCGCCAGCTCCGAGGCCACCGCCCAGCGGCTGAAGAGCCACGGCATTCCGGTCTATGACCTGAACAGCGTCAGCGACCTCGAGTTCTACGTCGACGGTGCCGACGAGAGCAACGAGCGCCTCGAGCTGATCAAGGGCGGCGGTGCGGCCCTGACCCGCGAGAAGATCGTCGCCGCCGTGGCCAGGACCTTCATCTGCATCGCCGACGAGAGCAAGCTGGTTCCGCTGCTGGGTACTTTCCCGCTGCCGGTGGAGGTCATTCCCATGGCGCGCAGCCACGTGGCCCGGCAACTGGTGAAGCTGGGCGGCGACCCGGTCTACCGCGAGGGCGTGCTGACCGACAACGGCAACATCATCCTGGATGTGTACAACCTCCAGATCGACAGCCCGGTCAAGCTGGAGGAGCAGATCAACGCCATCGTCGGCGTGGTCACCAACGGTCTGTTCGCCGCCCGCCCGGCCGACCTGCTGCTGCTGGGCACCAGGGACGGCGTCAAGCGACTCGGCGCCTGA